A genomic region of Zetaproteobacteria bacterium contains the following coding sequences:
- a CDS encoding ribose-phosphate pyrophosphokinase, whose product MRLFSGTSNPPLAAEICRHSRIRQGEVYIRRFSDGEIFLQVQETIRGLDVFFIQSTSTPANDTLMELLIFIDAAKRASARYICAVIPYFGYARQDRKSVGRSPISAKLVADMITRAGATRVLTVDLHAGQIQGFFDIPVDNIYAAPVFVRDIQQRRGDDDILIVSPDVGGVVRARELAKRLHVEMAIVDKRRPAPNVAKVMNIIGDVAGKHCILVDDIVDTAGTLCSAAEALMEAGAAKVSAYATHGVLSGPAAERLAASALHELVITDSILQPPAVADCGKVRQISIAPLLSEAIDRIYDQRSISSLYDEEEARPEEGGEA is encoded by the coding sequence ATGCGCCTCTTCTCCGGCACCTCCAATCCGCCCCTGGCGGCGGAGATCTGCCGCCACAGCCGGATCCGGCAGGGGGAGGTCTACATCCGCCGCTTCTCCGACGGCGAGATCTTCCTCCAGGTGCAGGAGACGATCCGCGGCCTGGATGTCTTCTTCATCCAGAGCACCTCGACCCCGGCCAACGACACCCTGATGGAGCTGCTCATCTTCATCGACGCAGCCAAGCGGGCCTCGGCGCGCTACATCTGCGCGGTCATCCCCTACTTCGGCTACGCCCGGCAGGACCGCAAGAGCGTCGGGCGCTCGCCGATCTCGGCCAAGCTGGTCGCCGACATGATCACCCGCGCCGGCGCCACCCGCGTGCTCACCGTCGACCTCCATGCGGGACAGATCCAGGGATTCTTCGACATCCCGGTGGACAACATCTACGCCGCGCCGGTCTTCGTGCGCGACATCCAGCAGCGGCGCGGCGACGACGACATCCTGATCGTCTCGCCCGACGTCGGCGGCGTGGTGCGCGCGCGCGAACTGGCCAAGCGGCTCCACGTAGAGATGGCCATCGTGGACAAGCGCCGGCCGGCGCCCAACGTCGCCAAGGTGATGAACATCATCGGCGACGTCGCCGGCAAACACTGCATCCTGGTGGACGACATCGTCGATACCGCCGGCACGCTGTGCAGCGCGGCGGAGGCGTTGATGGAGGCCGGCGCGGCCAAAGTCTCCGCCTACGCCACCCACGGCGTCCTCTCCGGGCCGGCGGCGGAGCGGCTGGCCGCATCGGCGCTGCACGAGCTGGTCATCACCGACTCGATCCTCCAGCCGCCGGCGGTGGCCGACTGCGGCAAGGTGCGGCAGATCTCCATCGCGCCGCTGCTCTCCGAGGCGATCGACCGAATCTACGACCAGCGCTCGATCAGCAGCCTCTACGACGAGGAGGAGGCCCGCCCGGAAGAGGGGGGAGAGGCGTGA
- a CDS encoding bifunctional adenosylcobinamide kinase/adenosylcobinamide-phosphate guanylyltransferase, with amino-acid sequence MPRRTLILGGARSGKSRRAERLAAEQPLPVCYVATAAADPRDPEMARRIQSHRSRRPAAWQTVEAPLALPEAVAGAEEGRLLLVDCLTLWLGNLLLHDPASIPSRRAALCRAVAAREEPIILVSSEVGAGIVPDHPAGRAFRDAQGELNQEVAALCDRVELIVAGLPLRLV; translated from the coding sequence CTGCCCCGGCGCACCCTGATCCTCGGCGGCGCGCGCAGCGGCAAGTCGCGCAGGGCGGAGCGGCTGGCCGCGGAACAGCCGCTGCCCGTCTGCTACGTCGCCACCGCCGCCGCCGACCCGCGGGACCCCGAGATGGCCCGGCGCATCCAGTCCCACCGAAGCCGCCGCCCCGCCGCGTGGCAAACCGTCGAGGCGCCGCTGGCGCTGCCCGAGGCGGTCGCCGGCGCCGAAGAGGGGCGGCTGCTGCTGGTCGACTGCCTCACCCTCTGGCTGGGCAACCTGCTGCTGCACGACCCGGCCTCCATCCCCTCCCGGCGCGCGGCGCTCTGCCGCGCCGTCGCTGCACGGGAGGAGCCGATCATCCTGGTCTCCAGCGAGGTGGGGGCGGGCATCGTGCCGGACCACCCCGCCGGACGCGCCTTCCGCGATGCGCAGGGGGAGCTCAACCAGGAGGTGGCGGCGCTCTGCGACCGGGTGGAACTGATCGTCGCCGGCCTGCCGCTGCGGCTGGTGTAG
- a CDS encoding methylenetetrahydrofolate--tRNA-(uracil(54)-C(5))-methyltransferase (FADH(2)-oxidizing) TrmFO, with the protein MEGAAADSVTVIGAGLAGSEAAWQLASRGVEVRLHEMRPQVMTPAHRTDRCAELVCSNTFRADTLESAVGLLHEEMRRLDSLIMRCADAARIPAGSALAVDRDRFSALVTEAIDAEPRIRRIPGEVREIPDAGLVLIASGPLTSDALARAIVARTGAENLAFFEAIAPVVDAETVDMEIAYWKNRYDKGTADGEGGDYLNCPMRRPEYEAFVDALLAADCVAPKAFERIPFFEGCMPIEVMAARGRETLRFGPMKPVGLEHPVTGERFHAVVQLRRDNRMGTLLNMVGFQTKMTYGAQRSVLRMIPGLERAEFFRLGSLHRNTFINAPRLLDGLLRLKREPRILFAGQITGVEGYVESAACGLLAGRFLAAMARGRTPQPPPPASAHGALLAHVTGSRSGDFQPMNINFGLLPPGERYGVDDAGRRRRLSRAERRRRVVEGALAALDGWRKGIW; encoded by the coding sequence ATGGAGGGCGCGGCGGCCGATTCGGTGACGGTGATCGGTGCCGGCCTGGCCGGCAGCGAGGCGGCGTGGCAGCTGGCCAGCCGCGGGGTGGAGGTGCGGCTGCACGAGATGCGGCCGCAGGTGATGACGCCCGCCCACCGCACCGACCGCTGTGCCGAGCTGGTCTGCTCCAACACCTTCCGCGCCGACACCCTGGAGAGTGCGGTCGGCCTGCTGCACGAGGAGATGCGCCGGCTCGACTCGCTGATCATGCGTTGTGCCGATGCCGCCCGCATCCCCGCCGGCAGCGCCCTGGCGGTCGATCGCGACCGCTTCTCCGCCCTGGTCACCGAAGCGATCGATGCGGAGCCGCGGATCCGGCGGATCCCCGGCGAGGTGCGGGAGATCCCTGATGCGGGGCTGGTGTTGATCGCCAGCGGGCCGCTCACCTCCGACGCCCTGGCCCGGGCGATCGTCGCCCGCACCGGAGCGGAGAATCTGGCCTTCTTCGAGGCCATCGCACCGGTGGTCGATGCCGAGACCGTCGACATGGAGATCGCCTACTGGAAGAACCGCTACGACAAGGGAACCGCCGACGGGGAGGGGGGGGACTACCTCAACTGCCCGATGCGCCGGCCGGAGTACGAGGCGTTCGTCGATGCGCTCCTGGCCGCCGACTGCGTGGCACCGAAGGCGTTCGAGCGCATCCCCTTCTTCGAGGGGTGCATGCCGATCGAGGTGATGGCCGCACGCGGCCGGGAGACGCTCCGCTTCGGTCCGATGAAGCCGGTGGGGCTGGAGCATCCGGTCACCGGCGAGCGGTTCCACGCCGTGGTGCAGCTGCGGCGCGACAACCGCATGGGGACGTTGCTCAACATGGTCGGCTTCCAGACCAAGATGACCTACGGCGCCCAGCGCAGCGTGCTGCGCATGATCCCGGGGCTGGAGCGGGCGGAGTTCTTCCGGCTGGGCAGCTTGCACCGCAATACCTTCATCAACGCACCCAGGCTGCTCGACGGGCTGTTGCGGCTCAAGCGGGAGCCGCGCATCCTCTTCGCCGGCCAGATCACCGGTGTCGAGGGCTATGTCGAGTCGGCCGCCTGCGGGTTGCTGGCCGGCCGCTTCCTCGCGGCGATGGCGCGCGGCCGTACGCCGCAGCCGCCGCCGCCCGCCTCGGCCCACGGCGCGCTGCTGGCCCACGTCACCGGCAGCCGCAGTGGGGATTTCCAGCCGATGAACATCAACTTCGGTCTGCTCCCTCCGGGGGAGCGGTATGGGGTGGACGATGCGGGGCGGCGGCGCAGGCTGAGTCGGGCCGAGCGGCGGCGACGGGTGGTGGAGGGTGCGCTGGCGGCGCTGGACGGCTGGCGGAAGGGGATATGGTGA
- the rfbB gene encoding dTDP-glucose 4,6-dehydratase, giving the protein MVTGGAGFIGSALIRHLIGHTGHRVLNVDKLTYAGNLESLAEVEGHPRYRFVRADVCDGARMAALLREFAPDVVMHLAAESHVDRSIDGPAAFIETNIVGTYTLLEAVRAYWEGLSEGRRERFRFHHISTDEVFGDLAPGDPPFTEQTPYDPSSPYSASKAASDHLVRAWHRTYGLPVVVTNCSNNYGPYQFPEKLIPLTIIHALEGRELPVYGDGGQVRDWLFVEDHARALLRVVLAGRVGETYNIGGNSERRNIEVVRAICDLLDALRPPKGRPFSSHHELITFVADRPGHDRRYAIDAGKIARELGWRPQERFASGLRKTVCWYLEHRDWCRRVQEGGSYGGERLGLG; this is encoded by the coding sequence CTGGTCACCGGCGGGGCCGGCTTCATCGGTTCCGCCCTCATCCGCCACCTGATCGGCCACACCGGCCACCGGGTGCTCAACGTCGACAAGCTGACCTATGCCGGCAACCTGGAGTCGCTGGCCGAGGTGGAGGGGCATCCCCGTTATCGCTTCGTGCGGGCCGACGTCTGTGACGGTGCGCGCATGGCCGCGCTGTTGCGGGAGTTCGCCCCCGACGTGGTGATGCACCTGGCCGCCGAGTCGCATGTGGACCGCTCCATCGACGGTCCGGCGGCCTTCATCGAGACCAACATCGTCGGCACCTATACCCTGTTGGAGGCGGTGCGCGCCTACTGGGAGGGGCTGTCGGAGGGGCGGAGGGAGCGCTTCCGCTTCCACCACATCTCCACCGACGAGGTGTTCGGCGATCTTGCGCCGGGCGATCCCCCCTTCACGGAGCAGACCCCCTACGATCCGAGCTCGCCCTACTCGGCCAGCAAGGCGGCCTCCGACCATCTGGTCCGCGCCTGGCACCGCACCTACGGGCTGCCGGTGGTGGTGACCAACTGCTCCAACAACTACGGCCCCTACCAGTTTCCCGAGAAGCTGATCCCCCTGACCATCATCCATGCGCTGGAGGGGCGGGAGTTGCCGGTCTACGGCGACGGGGGGCAGGTGCGCGACTGGCTCTTCGTCGAGGACCACGCCCGGGCGCTGCTGCGGGTGGTCCTGGCCGGTCGGGTGGGAGAGACCTACAACATCGGCGGCAACAGCGAACGGCGCAACATCGAGGTGGTGCGGGCGATCTGCGACCTGCTCGACGCGCTGCGCCCCCCCAAGGGGCGCCCCTTCTCCAGCCACCACGAGTTGATCACCTTTGTCGCCGACCGCCCCGGGCACGACCGGCGCTACGCCATCGATGCGGGCAAGATCGCCCGCGAGCTGGGCTGGCGTCCGCAAGAGCGTTTTGCCAGCGGCCTGCGCAAGACCGTCTGCTGGTATCTCGAGCACCGCGACTGGTGCCGCCGGGTGCAGGAGGGCGGTTCCTACGGGGGAGAGCGGTTGGGGCTGGGCTGA
- a CDS encoding SDR family oxidoreductase, whose translation MEIRDKRLILTGAAGGIGRRLAEALAARGGRMVLIDRERAALEEVAGATGGHAVAGDLSTVEGCTAAAEAALDHLGEVDLLINLAGLNSFRNFDAEEPAALERLIHVNLLAPMLLTRAVLPGMIARGSGRIVNVGSIFGSIGFAWFTAYSASKFGLRGFSEALRRELADTGVRVSYVAPRAVRTPMNDDAVMRMGAATGMNMDDPDVVAARIIEAIDDDHKDTYIGFPESLFVRVNVMLPRLVDRALAEQNRIARKFALRQYEEDSEG comes from the coding sequence ATGGAGATTCGGGATAAACGATTGATTCTCACCGGGGCGGCCGGCGGGATCGGGCGCAGGCTCGCCGAGGCGCTGGCCGCCCGTGGCGGCCGCATGGTGCTCATCGACCGCGAACGGGCGGCGCTGGAGGAGGTGGCCGGTGCGACGGGCGGCCATGCGGTGGCAGGCGACCTCTCCACGGTGGAGGGGTGTACTGCCGCGGCCGAGGCGGCGCTGGACCATCTGGGCGAGGTCGATCTGCTGATCAACCTGGCCGGGCTGAACAGCTTCCGCAATTTCGATGCGGAGGAGCCGGCGGCGCTGGAGCGGCTGATCCACGTCAACCTGCTGGCGCCGATGCTGCTCACCCGCGCGGTGTTGCCCGGGATGATCGCCCGCGGCAGCGGCCGGATCGTCAACGTCGGCTCCATCTTTGGATCGATTGGATTCGCCTGGTTCACCGCCTACTCGGCCAGCAAGTTCGGCCTGCGCGGCTTCTCCGAGGCGCTGCGCCGGGAGCTGGCGGATACCGGCGTCCGGGTCAGCTATGTGGCGCCGCGCGCGGTCAGGACGCCGATGAACGACGATGCGGTGATGCGCATGGGTGCGGCCACCGGCATGAACATGGACGATCCGGACGTGGTGGCGGCGCGGATCATCGAAGCGATCGACGACGATCACAAGGATACCTACATCGGATTCCCCGAGTCGCTTTTCGTACGCGTCAACGTTATGCTTCCGCGCCTCGTCGACCGGGCGCTCGCCGAGCAGAACCGCATCGCCCGCAAGTTCGCGCTGCGGCAGTACGAGGAGGATTCGGAGGGGTGA
- a CDS encoding ribulose-phosphate 3-epimerase produces MNELVIAPSILSADFADLGAEVRAIDEGGCDWVHVDVMDGRFVPPITIGDNVVRAIRPHTKKVLDVHLMIVEPDRQIDAFAAAGADIITVHQEACIHLERTLQYIRGLGKKAGVSLNPATPVATIAHVLHCVDLVLLMSVNPGYGGQKYIHAVTDKIRQARAMLDEAGSHAWLEVDGGVNSETVAEVAAAGCTAVVAGSAVYNKPDYAAAIAELRARARDAA; encoded by the coding sequence ATGAACGAGCTCGTCATCGCCCCGTCGATCCTCTCCGCCGACTTCGCCGACCTCGGAGCCGAGGTGCGCGCCATCGACGAAGGAGGGTGCGACTGGGTCCACGTCGACGTGATGGACGGCCGCTTCGTCCCGCCGATCACCATCGGCGACAACGTCGTCCGGGCGATCCGACCGCATACGAAGAAGGTGCTGGACGTCCATCTGATGATCGTCGAGCCCGACCGGCAGATCGACGCCTTCGCCGCCGCCGGAGCCGACATCATCACCGTCCACCAGGAGGCGTGCATCCACCTGGAGCGGACGCTGCAGTACATCCGCGGGCTGGGCAAGAAGGCGGGGGTGAGCCTCAACCCGGCGACCCCGGTCGCAACCATCGCCCATGTGCTGCACTGCGTCGACCTGGTGCTGCTGATGAGCGTCAACCCCGGTTATGGCGGCCAGAAGTACATCCACGCCGTCACCGACAAGATCCGCCAGGCGCGGGCCATGCTCGATGAGGCCGGCAGCCATGCGTGGCTGGAGGTCGACGGCGGCGTCAACAGCGAAACCGTCGCCGAGGTCGCCGCCGCCGGCTGCACCGCGGTGGTGGCAGGCTCGGCGGTCTACAACAAGCCCGACTACGCCGCAGCCATCGCCGAGCTGCGCGCACGAGCCCGCGACGCGGCCTGA
- a CDS encoding molybdopterin oxidoreductase: MENNKAERAGQNGWSRRTFLKVMGLSGAGGALAISGCGDTDIINEVDLEVRKEKVEPNVDPQDFVRPGIAVYYASTCRQCPAGCGIHARNREGRVLKLEGNPASPVNRGRLCPMGQAGLQAHYNPDRITKPMVRKGGKLTEVSWAEAESTLKRILGRKNGRIGWLSGALSGHQAALIRAYLDAAGAPDNLFVFDTLPPAVGHAANAGIFGVEMPRYDFEKARLILSFGADFLGTWMSPVHFATQYSRFRNAPRGTLVQIEPRMTITGANADRWIAIRPGTEGQLALALASLLAQEPRYARRLPEGMAAAIREIDPNAVSAATGVPVERIHRLHQLLVTRSPSLVLSGASAEGVEHGSETAQAILLLNVMLGNVGKTILPRSPQPFPDLAPVMGGWSELRAFLDKLNRGDIDTAVVYGTNPIYQAPAVLGADKAFARAKHRIAFSMFPDETTMACDLVLPVRSYLEEWNTTMPAYSPEDGLLGLQQPVMNPVFGDDGPRPFGDLLLGVLRMLDARFGKWKRYEEYVMEALFTMRPAMIDPPKITTPGQTEEDAFRQGILARGFVRLKHGEAGRLAPRVEPVELPEPSKAEGSYPFHLVPTPRLGLWDGRHANLPWLQELPDQLTAVVWDSWVEIHPETAKKLGVITGDVVRVSSPAGALEAKVVLFPGIQRDSVGIPLGQGHTEYGRYAKGIGVNPYKILEARFDRKTGELATHATRVAVQKVADRGPLVTLAHGDLVLESNTARQAGRKIVKTVRAKDFDRTEAGMSATHPEKKEV, translated from the coding sequence ATGGAGAACAACAAGGCAGAGCGCGCAGGGCAAAACGGGTGGAGCCGACGCACCTTCCTCAAGGTGATGGGGCTGAGCGGCGCCGGCGGCGCGCTGGCGATCAGCGGATGCGGCGACACCGACATCATCAACGAAGTCGACCTCGAGGTGCGCAAGGAGAAGGTCGAGCCCAACGTCGATCCGCAGGACTTCGTCCGCCCGGGCATCGCCGTCTACTACGCCTCCACCTGCCGCCAGTGTCCGGCGGGCTGCGGCATCCACGCGCGCAACCGTGAGGGGCGGGTACTCAAGCTGGAGGGCAATCCGGCATCGCCGGTCAACCGCGGGCGGCTCTGCCCGATGGGGCAGGCCGGCCTCCAGGCCCACTACAACCCCGACCGCATCACCAAACCGATGGTGCGCAAGGGGGGCAAGCTGACCGAGGTCTCGTGGGCCGAGGCCGAGAGCACCCTCAAGCGCATCCTCGGTCGGAAGAACGGCAGGATCGGCTGGCTGAGCGGCGCGCTCAGCGGCCATCAGGCGGCGTTGATCCGCGCCTATCTCGACGCCGCCGGCGCCCCCGACAACCTCTTCGTCTTCGACACCCTGCCGCCGGCCGTGGGCCATGCGGCCAACGCCGGGATCTTCGGCGTGGAGATGCCCCGCTACGACTTCGAGAAGGCGCGGCTGATCCTCTCCTTCGGGGCCGACTTCCTCGGCACCTGGATGTCGCCGGTCCACTTCGCCACCCAGTACAGCCGCTTCCGCAACGCGCCGCGCGGCACGCTGGTGCAGATCGAGCCCCGGATGACCATCACCGGCGCCAACGCCGACCGCTGGATCGCCATCCGCCCCGGCACCGAAGGGCAGCTGGCGCTCGCCCTGGCCTCCCTCCTGGCCCAGGAGCCCCGCTACGCCCGCCGTCTCCCCGAAGGGATGGCGGCCGCCATCCGGGAGATCGATCCGAACGCCGTCTCCGCCGCCACCGGCGTCCCGGTCGAGCGGATCCACCGGCTCCACCAACTGCTCGTCACGCGCAGCCCGAGCCTGGTGCTCTCCGGCGCCAGCGCCGAGGGTGTGGAGCACGGCTCGGAGACCGCCCAGGCCATCCTGCTGCTCAACGTCATGCTGGGCAATGTCGGCAAGACCATTCTGCCGCGCAGCCCCCAACCCTTCCCCGACCTCGCGCCGGTCATGGGGGGGTGGTCGGAGCTGCGCGCCTTCCTCGACAAGCTCAACCGCGGCGACATCGACACCGCGGTGGTCTACGGCACCAACCCCATCTATCAGGCGCCGGCGGTGCTCGGAGCCGACAAGGCCTTCGCCCGGGCGAAGCACCGCATCGCCTTCTCCATGTTCCCCGACGAGACCACCATGGCCTGCGACCTGGTGCTGCCGGTCCGCTCCTACCTCGAGGAGTGGAACACCACCATGCCGGCCTACAGTCCGGAGGATGGTCTGCTCGGGCTGCAGCAACCGGTGATGAATCCGGTCTTCGGCGACGACGGTCCGCGCCCCTTCGGGGATCTGCTGCTTGGCGTGCTGCGCATGCTCGATGCGCGCTTCGGCAAGTGGAAGCGCTACGAGGAGTATGTCATGGAGGCGCTCTTCACCATGCGCCCGGCGATGATCGATCCGCCGAAGATCACCACCCCCGGCCAGACCGAGGAGGATGCCTTCCGTCAGGGGATCCTCGCCAGGGGATTCGTCCGCCTCAAACACGGGGAGGCCGGCCGGCTTGCCCCCCGGGTGGAGCCGGTGGAGCTGCCCGAGCCGTCGAAGGCCGAGGGGAGCTACCCGTTCCATCTCGTTCCCACCCCCAGGCTCGGGCTGTGGGACGGACGCCACGCCAACCTCCCCTGGCTGCAGGAGCTGCCCGACCAGCTCACCGCGGTGGTGTGGGATTCCTGGGTGGAGATCCATCCGGAGACCGCAAAGAAGCTCGGGGTCATCACCGGCGACGTGGTGCGGGTCAGCTCGCCCGCCGGCGCGCTCGAGGCCAAGGTGGTCCTCTTCCCGGGTATCCAGCGCGACTCGGTGGGGATCCCCCTCGGTCAGGGGCATACCGAGTACGGCCGCTACGCCAAGGGGATCGGGGTCAACCCCTACAAGATCCTCGAGGCCCGCTTCGACCGGAAGACGGGGGAGCTGGCCACCCACGCCACCCGGGTGGCGGTGCAAAAGGTGGCCGACCGCGGGCCGCTGGTCACCCTGGCCCACGGCGACCTGGTGCTGGAGAGCAACACCGCCCGCCAGGCCGGGCGGAAGATCGTCAAGACGGTACGGGCCAAAGACTTCGACCGCACCGAGGCCGGGATGTCCGCCACCCATCCCGAAAAGAAGGAGGTATAA
- a CDS encoding polysulfide reductase — protein sequence MKDIEWAKINKDVLKSLESPRAAFWVVLGICAVLVALGIAAEIYQYNQGLGVALMNRPHFWQLYISNFVFWIGMSHSGTLLSAILLLTKADWRKPIYRFAEAMTLFSILTAAIFPVIHLGRVWNMYWVLPYPNERTIWPNFRSPLLWDAAAITTYATSSALFLYVGMIPDLAICRDNAKGWRKKLYTALSVGWMGRATEWLAFRKTYVLMACFLVPLAVSVHSIVASDFAMSIMPDWHITSFPPYFVAGALYSGCAAIITLFVLLRYVFRFEEYMTTEIMDKTAKLTFAIAMVWNYLNLSEYASIWYSNDMYEKEVLLEKFFGPYCWIVWGMLFCATVAPFAMAFKKVRHNMWAMFWLSLILQLGMWLERFQIVSPPLASNHEPWTWAVVWPGLVQLTITLASFGWFTMLFLIFCKVFPSVSMYEVKEMVFHRRKASSRAELEDLNKIKDEMVQLEEKLA from the coding sequence ATGAAGGACATCGAGTGGGCCAAGATCAACAAGGATGTGCTCAAGAGCCTCGAGTCGCCGCGCGCCGCCTTCTGGGTGGTTCTCGGGATCTGCGCGGTGCTGGTGGCGTTGGGGATCGCCGCCGAGATCTACCAGTACAACCAGGGGCTCGGCGTGGCCCTGATGAACCGGCCGCACTTCTGGCAGCTGTACATCTCCAACTTCGTCTTCTGGATCGGCATGAGCCACTCCGGCACGCTGCTGTCGGCCATTCTGCTGCTGACCAAGGCCGACTGGCGCAAGCCGATCTACCGCTTCGCCGAGGCGATGACGCTCTTCTCCATCCTGACCGCGGCCATCTTCCCGGTGATCCACTTGGGAAGGGTGTGGAACATGTACTGGGTGTTGCCCTATCCGAACGAGCGCACCATCTGGCCCAACTTCCGCTCGCCGCTGCTGTGGGACGCCGCAGCCATCACCACCTACGCCACCAGCTCGGCGCTCTTCCTCTACGTCGGCATGATTCCTGACCTGGCCATCTGCCGCGACAACGCCAAAGGATGGCGCAAGAAGCTCTACACCGCGCTGTCGGTCGGCTGGATGGGACGCGCCACCGAGTGGCTCGCCTTCCGCAAGACCTACGTGCTGATGGCCTGCTTCCTGGTACCGCTGGCCGTCTCGGTCCACTCGATCGTCGCCTCGGACTTCGCCATGTCGATCATGCCCGACTGGCACATCACCTCCTTCCCACCCTACTTCGTCGCCGGCGCCCTCTACTCCGGCTGCGCGGCGATCATCACCCTCTTCGTGCTGCTCCGGTACGTCTTCCGCTTCGAGGAGTACATGACCACCGAGATCATGGACAAGACCGCCAAGCTCACCTTCGCCATCGCCATGGTATGGAACTACCTCAACCTCTCCGAGTACGCCTCCATCTGGTACTCCAACGACATGTACGAGAAGGAGGTGCTGCTGGAGAAGTTCTTCGGGCCCTACTGCTGGATCGTCTGGGGCATGCTCTTCTGCGCCACCGTGGCGCCGTTCGCCATGGCCTTCAAGAAGGTGCGGCACAACATGTGGGCCATGTTCTGGCTCTCGTTGATCCTGCAACTGGGGATGTGGCTGGAGCGGTTCCAGATCGTCAGCCCGCCGCTGGCCAGCAACCACGAGCCGTGGACCTGGGCGGTGGTCTGGCCGGGGCTGGTGCAGCTGACCATCACCCTGGCCAGCTTCGGCTGGTTCACCATGCTGTTCCTCATCTTCTGCAAGGTGTTCCCCAGCGTCTCCATGTATGAGGTCAAGGAGATGGTCTTCCACCGGCGCAAGGCCAGTTCACGCGCCGAGCTGGAGGATCTGAACAAGATCAAGGACGAGATGGTGCAACTCGAGGAGAAGCTGGCATGA
- a CDS encoding DUF3341 domain-containing protein: MRKRRRHFLFATYEDFDKARDVVAELKVLDLKEMVVQNIEIYSPIEHPEVEEILGEFHQPIQRFTFFGAIGGAIGGFLLVAAAAQSMFTVQPQGGKPVIPLPPDIVITYEGTILIGVLSTLAAFFIYSGLPRSLRKHYNEKVSEDQIGIEVEVLPRHREKVREVLERCNASEIREVTL, from the coding sequence ATGAGGAAAAGAAGAAGACACTTTCTCTTTGCGACCTACGAGGATTTCGACAAGGCGCGCGATGTCGTCGCCGAGCTCAAGGTGCTCGACCTGAAAGAGATGGTGGTGCAGAACATCGAGATCTACTCGCCGATCGAGCACCCCGAGGTGGAGGAGATCCTGGGCGAGTTCCATCAGCCGATCCAGCGCTTCACCTTCTTCGGGGCCATCGGCGGGGCCATCGGCGGCTTCCTCCTGGTCGCCGCGGCGGCGCAGTCGATGTTCACCGTCCAACCACAGGGAGGCAAACCGGTGATTCCGCTGCCGCCGGACATCGTCATCACCTACGAAGGGACCATCCTCATCGGGGTGTTGAGCACGCTGGCCGCCTTCTTCATCTACTCGGGGCTGCCGCGCAGCCTGCGCAAGCACTACAACGAGAAGGTGAGCGAGGATCAGATCGGCATCGAGGTGGAGGTGCTGCCGCGCCACCGCGAGAAGGTGCGCGAGGTGCTCGAACGGTGCAACGCCTCCGAGATCCGGGAAGTGACGCTATGA
- a CDS encoding cytochrome c, translated as MKKTLLLITIMALPTAVLAWPWSRDLMNQPSIKPQEPPIHTYPKDSVPVGGLWTKVADRDAAENIKNPIPPTKESIAKGRALFRIYCMPCHGYSGKGDGPVGKIFETQPADLTSDYVKDDLTDGWIWGTITFGSYIMPRYGYDMSPTERWHVVNYIRQELEKRMTATSKEERARQVLSTINGNKGGEQR; from the coding sequence ATGAAGAAGACACTGCTCCTCATCACCATCATGGCACTGCCCACCGCGGTGCTGGCCTGGCCCTGGTCGCGCGATCTGATGAACCAGCCGTCGATCAAGCCGCAGGAGCCGCCGATCCACACCTACCCCAAGGATTCCGTGCCGGTGGGCGGGCTGTGGACCAAGGTGGCCGACCGCGACGCCGCCGAGAACATCAAAAACCCCATCCCACCGACGAAGGAGTCGATCGCCAAGGGTCGGGCGCTGTTCCGCATCTACTGCATGCCCTGCCACGGCTACTCCGGCAAGGGGGACGGCCCGGTGGGCAAGATCTTCGAGACCCAGCCGGCCGACCTCACCTCCGACTACGTCAAGGACGACCTGACCGACGGCTGGATCTGGGGGACGATCACCTTTGGCAGCTACATCATGCCGCGCTACGGCTACGACATGTCACCGACCGAGCGCTGGCACGTGGTCAACTACATCCGACAGGAGCTGGAGAAGCGGATGACCGCAACCAGCAAGGAAGAGCGCGCCCGGCAGGTGCTCTCGACCATCAACGGCAACAAGGGAGGGGAGCAGCGATGA